One segment of Bradyrhizobium sp. WD16 DNA contains the following:
- a CDS encoding phosphoribosyltransferase, whose product MPFRDRTDAGRRLAAALSRYKGHKPLILALPRGGVPVAVEIASALDGALDLMLVRKIGVPVQPELAMGAVAEGTPPFVVRNEEVIAFSGVTPQEFEAAYQHEVAEIERRRRQYIGDRAREPVAGRVVIVVDDGIATGATVKAALQAIRRQRPAKLVLAVPVAPPETIEALRPLVDEVVCLETPEPFGAIGYFYRDFSQLRDADVEAAMAGRADSK is encoded by the coding sequence ATGCCGTTCCGCGACCGCACCGATGCCGGACGGCGACTGGCCGCAGCCCTGTCGCGCTACAAGGGGCACAAGCCCCTGATCCTCGCCCTGCCGCGCGGCGGCGTCCCGGTCGCCGTCGAGATCGCGTCCGCGCTCGACGGCGCGCTCGACCTGATGCTGGTGCGCAAGATCGGCGTGCCGGTGCAGCCGGAGCTCGCCATGGGCGCGGTGGCCGAGGGCACGCCGCCCTTCGTCGTGCGCAACGAGGAGGTCATCGCGTTTTCGGGCGTCACCCCGCAGGAGTTCGAAGCCGCCTACCAGCACGAGGTCGCGGAGATCGAACGCCGGCGGCGCCAGTATATCGGCGATCGCGCGCGCGAGCCGGTCGCCGGCCGCGTCGTCATCGTCGTCGACGACGGCATTGCCACCGGCGCCACCGTCAAGGCGGCGCTGCAGGCCATCCGCCGCCAGCGGCCGGCCAAGCTGGTGCTCGCGGTCCCGGTCGCACCGCCCGAGACGATCGAGGCATTGCGGCCGCTGGTCGATGAGGTGGTCTGCCTGGAAACGCCCGAGCCGTTCGGCGCCATCGGCTACTTCTATCGCGACTTCAGCCAGCTTCGCGATGCCGACGTCGAGGCCGCGATGGCCGGCCGCGCGGATTCGAAATAG
- a CDS encoding PAS domain-containing protein, with amino-acid sequence MAHAIRPTGVECLLGDEELIVSKTNLKGHITYANDVFLRVSKYPVKEIIGAPHSVIRHPEMPRCIFKLLWDTIGAKHEIFAYVVNLAADGGHYWVFAHVTPTLDAQGNILGFHSNRRKPDRAQVERIKPLYTQIVAEENRHPNRKDGMLAGYDMLMGHLQKQGIGYDQFVLSL; translated from the coding sequence ATGGCGCACGCGATCAGGCCGACGGGAGTGGAATGCCTTCTCGGCGACGAAGAATTGATCGTCTCGAAGACCAATCTCAAAGGCCACATTACCTACGCCAACGACGTGTTTCTGCGCGTCTCCAAATACCCGGTGAAGGAGATCATCGGCGCCCCCCACAGCGTGATCCGTCACCCCGAGATGCCGCGCTGCATCTTCAAACTGCTCTGGGATACCATCGGGGCGAAGCACGAGATCTTTGCTTATGTCGTCAACCTGGCGGCGGACGGCGGCCACTACTGGGTGTTCGCCCATGTGACCCCGACCCTGGACGCCCAGGGCAACATCCTCGGCTTCCACTCCAACCGGCGCAAGCCCGACCGCGCCCAGGTCGAGCGGATCAAACCGCTCTACACCCAGATCGTCGCCGAGGAGAACCGGCATCCGAACCGCAAGGACGGCATGCTGGCCGGCTACGACATGCTGATGGGCCATCTTCAGAAACAAGGCATCGGCTATGACCAATTTGTGCTCTCTCTCTAA
- the ytfQ gene encoding galactofuranose ABC transporter, galactofuranose-binding protein YtfQ — translation MNLKALFLATAMAGSALSLPAAAAQLTIGFSQIGSESGWRAAETSVSKSEAAKRKVNLKIADAQQKQENQIKAIRSFIAQGVDAIFLAPVVATGWDSVLKEAKEAKIPVVLLDRDIDPSGKDLYLTAVTSDSVHEGAVAGEWLAKQLGDKSCNVVELQGTVGASVATNRKKGFDSVVAKRPNIKVVRSQTGDFTRAKGKEVMESFIKAEGGGKSICAVYAHNDDMMVGAIQAMKEAGLKPGKDILTVSIDAVPDIFKAMAAGEANATVELTPNMAGPALDAIIAYKDKGTVPPKWIQTESKLYTAADDPKKVYDSKKGLGY, via the coding sequence ATGAATCTCAAAGCCCTTTTCCTGGCCACGGCAATGGCCGGTTCGGCCCTCTCGCTTCCCGCCGCAGCAGCCCAGCTCACCATCGGTTTCTCCCAGATCGGATCGGAATCCGGCTGGCGGGCGGCCGAGACCTCGGTGTCGAAGTCCGAAGCGGCCAAGCGCAAGGTCAATCTCAAGATCGCCGACGCCCAGCAGAAGCAGGAGAACCAGATCAAGGCGATCCGCTCCTTCATCGCCCAGGGCGTCGATGCCATCTTCCTCGCACCGGTGGTCGCGACCGGGTGGGACTCCGTGCTCAAGGAGGCCAAGGAAGCCAAGATACCGGTGGTGCTGCTCGACCGCGACATCGACCCCTCGGGCAAGGACCTCTATCTGACCGCGGTGACCTCCGACAGCGTCCATGAGGGTGCCGTCGCCGGCGAATGGCTGGCCAAGCAGCTCGGCGACAAGTCGTGCAACGTCGTCGAACTGCAGGGCACCGTCGGCGCCAGCGTCGCCACCAACCGCAAGAAGGGCTTCGATTCGGTCGTCGCCAAGCGCCCGAACATCAAGGTGGTGCGCAGCCAGACCGGCGACTTCACCCGTGCCAAGGGCAAGGAGGTGATGGAGAGCTTCATCAAGGCGGAGGGCGGCGGCAAGTCGATCTGCGCCGTCTACGCTCACAACGACGACATGATGGTCGGCGCCATCCAGGCGATGAAGGAAGCCGGACTGAAGCCCGGCAAGGACATCCTCACGGTCTCGATCGATGCGGTGCCGGACATCTTCAAGGCCATGGCGGCCGGCGAGGCCAATGCCACCGTCGAGCTGACGCCGAACATGGCCGGCCCGGCGCTCGACGCCATCATCGCCTACAAGGACAAGGGCACCGTGCCGCCGAAGTGGATCCAGACGGAATCGAAGCTCTACACCGCCGCCGACGATCCGAAGAAGGTCTACGACAGCAAGAAGGGGCTCGGCTACTGA
- a CDS encoding methyl-accepting chemotaxis protein, whose product MTNLCSLSKANLSLALAGLFAVAALVMPTIDLPRIYEAAMLAAVLAAVAATAWQLRAISLAFDEAAQVCAKARTGDLEARVLASRQGGRIGVLQAAINDLLDIVDAFVRESSASMDYASQGKCFRKILVRGLPGSFRRSAVIINKGTDTLNQRVVEIAALATSFGGNMDQVASGLARAASDLETDAESMAAAAEETSRQSSEVSAASSQASSNVQTVASAAEQLSSSISEISRQVSRSTASTGRAVSEANRADSQIRNLADAAMRIGDVVKLISEIAEQTNLLALNATIEAARAGDMGRGFAVVASEVKSLATQTAKATEEIGAKVAEMQESTTNSVEAVEAITRTIAEINEISTMIAAAVEQQGAATGEIARNVQQASTGTSEVSSNVAGISQAADDTGRVATRVNSASERVNTEVQTLRQEVHKFLERLTAA is encoded by the coding sequence ATGACCAATTTGTGCTCTCTCTCTAAGGCCAACCTGTCGCTGGCGCTGGCCGGCCTGTTTGCCGTGGCCGCGCTCGTCATGCCGACCATCGACCTGCCGCGCATCTACGAGGCGGCGATGCTGGCCGCCGTTCTCGCCGCCGTCGCCGCCACGGCCTGGCAGCTGCGCGCCATTTCGCTTGCCTTCGACGAAGCCGCACAGGTCTGCGCAAAGGCGCGGACCGGCGACCTCGAGGCCCGCGTCCTCGCGAGCCGGCAAGGGGGGCGGATCGGCGTCCTGCAGGCCGCGATCAACGACCTGCTCGACATCGTCGACGCCTTTGTCCGCGAGTCCTCGGCCTCGATGGACTATGCCAGCCAGGGCAAGTGCTTCCGCAAGATCCTGGTGCGCGGCCTGCCGGGCTCGTTCCGCCGCTCCGCGGTCATCATCAACAAGGGCACGGATACGCTCAACCAGCGCGTCGTCGAGATCGCCGCTCTCGCCACCTCGTTCGGCGGCAACATGGACCAGGTCGCCAGCGGCCTCGCCAGGGCGGCATCGGACCTCGAGACCGACGCAGAATCCATGGCAGCTGCCGCCGAGGAGACCAGCCGCCAGTCCTCGGAGGTCAGCGCCGCCTCGAGCCAGGCCTCGAGCAATGTGCAGACGGTCGCCAGCGCCGCCGAGCAGCTGTCCTCCTCGATCAGCGAGATCAGCCGGCAGGTCAGCCGCTCCACCGCCAGCACCGGCCGCGCCGTGAGCGAGGCGAACCGGGCCGACAGCCAGATCCGCAACCTCGCCGACGCGGCGATGCGCATCGGCGACGTCGTCAAGCTGATCAGCGAGATCGCGGAGCAGACCAATCTGCTCGCCCTCAACGCCACCATCGAAGCCGCGCGGGCCGGCGACATGGGACGCGGCTTCGCAGTGGTCGCCTCCGAGGTCAAGAGCCTCGCCACCCAGACCGCCAAGGCGACGGAAGAGATCGGCGCCAAGGTCGCCGAGATGCAGGAAAGCACGACGAATTCGGTCGAGGCCGTCGAGGCGATCACACGGACGATCGCCGAGATCAACGAGATCTCGACCATGATCGCCGCCGCGGTCGAACAGCAGGGCGCCGCCACCGGCGAGATCGCCCGCAATGTCCAGCAGGCCTCCACCGGCACGTCGGAAGTCTCCTCCAACGTCGCCGGCATCAGCCAGGCGGCCGACGATACCGGGCGCGTCGCGACGCGGGTCAACAGCGCGTCCGAACGCGTCAACACCGAAGTCCAGACGCTGCGTCAGGAAGTGCACAAGTTCCTGGAGCGGCTGACCGCGGCGTGA